The DNA sequence CGCACGATTGGCAACTTCGTGGCCGTGTCCCGGTCGAACAGGTCGAAGATCGTGTGGATCACTTTCGGTCTGGTGGCGGTAGTGCCGAACGTGCTGACCTCGGGCCAGTACCTGGCGAACTCCCTTGGGGCGCTGGGGCTCATCTTCTTCGCGTGCGTAACGCCGAGTCTTCCGGTGGAGTTCGCGTATCTTGCCTATCTCAAGTCCAAGGATCGCGCCTATTGGGAGGCCCGACCTCCGCGGCTTCCGAAGGATGAGCGTCGCAGGTTGGCCAGGAAGACCGCGATGTGGGTGTTCGGGATCGCGGTCGCCCTTGCGCTGTTCTGGGTCTTCGCCAAGAACTTCTCTGCAGGTGTTTAGCAATGGAGAGGGAAGCAACGTCGCGCTTGAAGCTGAGGCGTCGCACGCTGAGTTTGCACAATGTGGTCAGTTTGACCCTCAACCTCCAAGACGCCGACCAGCTGCTCGAGATCATTGACGGAACGGTCGACGAATTCCGACGCGCGCTGGTCCGGAACGGCTATTACGTGACAGGGCCAACGGTGTTTCGCGCCCTACCCGATTCACGGGACTTCACGCTCATGACCACCCTGGGCAATCGGATGAACCTGGTGGGGGCCCACGGCACCGGCTTCGAGTTCAATGAGCGACTCACTCTCGACACCGACTACTTCTACCGGCACGTGGACATCGATGAGCCGGTGCCCTACGACGACATCGAGAGGATGCTGCAGGAAGCCGGATTGACAGTGCAGACGATTTACCATGTGATCCTCGACGTCTATGGCGAGACCATGCTCGATCTGTACATCGAAGCGGTCGAGCGGTGACGGAGAACACCTGGCAGCTCGCGGCGTTCGGCAAGAGGCTGGCCTACCAAAACGTCCTGAGTTCCCGTGCGACGTTCCATTACAGCGAGCTCGGTGAACGGTTCGGAGAGTTTACCTCCGCCATCACGCAGAACGGATACGACCCGAAGGGACCCCTCTTCTACAGCCTCAACAACGTTCCGTTGGACGAGATGGTCGACATTGAGATGTTCCTCCCGATTCGTCAAGACTCCGTCCAACCCGAAGAAGGGCTCCTCTTCCACTCGTACTTCGACGTCTCGCCACTGCTCAGCGGCATGGTCACCGGCGACTTCGAGGTTCAGGCCGAACACGTCTACGCGCAACTCTTGGCGACCTTGGACGTGAACGGACTGCAGCAGAACACCCCCTTCTATCATCTGGTCCGCAACGACATCGCGCCTTACGTCTCCGTTCTAGTCGGGTACTCGAAGCGCTGAGTGTCGCAGCGGAGCGCTAGGTCTGCCAAGCCTCAAGCGGTGTGAACCTGCCCGAGCACGCCGCCTCAGGCGCCCCTGCGGGTGCGGAAGGTCCGCGCCAGCACCATGACGAGCGCACCGGACAGCAGCCCGGTGGCGAAGACGATCAGCCACGCAGGGTCGAAAGAGGCCGGGCCGACGACGCGGGCCGGCGTGATGTCTTTCGCAGCGATGGGGGCCGAGAAGAAGTCCTGGATCTTGCCGAGATCGGCACCCGGTGTCCTGGCATTCGCCAGCACCGTCGAGAAGTTGCGGTAGAACTGCTCGTTCTTCCTCAGGCCGGTGTTCCCGTTCGTCAGCAGCTCAGCGACCCCGGCCCGGATCCTCGAAGCGTCGCTGTAGGTGACATCGGCGCCTCGCAGCAGCGCGTCGAATTGAGCGAGATTGTCCGGCACGGCCGTTGCGCTGCCCGCGATCCTGCTGCTCGTGTCTGCGGATTGCGTCACCAGGTCGGCGAGGTTCCGGTGCAACTCGTCACTGGTGTCGATATAGAGGTTCGGGTCGTCGGGTCGGAAGCTCTCCCAGTCTTTGATCTCGAGACTCCGGACCGCGCTTGCGTAGAAGTTCGCGCCCCTGAGGGCAGCGACGACGTCGGCGAACCCGGTGTCCACGCTCGCCAACGCGGAATCGAATTGCGGAGCAGTTGGCGCGTCGAACGGTAAGGAACCCCGAACCTTCTTGAGCGCCTTGATGTCCGCCTTCAGCGTCTGCAGCACAGCAGGATCCACGAGCGGGGTAGCAGGCTCGGAGGGACCGCCCGAGCCTTCGGTACCGCTCGGATACGCGAGGGGCTTCAAGACCGCTGCAAGCCCTTCGAGGTTCGCGATCCTGGTCGCGAGGTCATCACGAAGTGCGGTGGCGTTCGCGTCCAGGGCGTCGACGGCGGCGGAGTGCTCGGCGGAGTAGAGGGCCATCGCTTGTCGCAGCGATCCGAGTGCGGTGGCCAGACTCGGTGGCACGGTTCCCTCGGGGGTCAGGCAGGCCTCCGGGTCGTCGTTCACACCGACCCCATCGAGCGCGCACAGGGTCGTGTTCCTCAAGCCGTCGAACTGCATCCCGTAGAAGGTGCGATCCGAGACGGCCTGACCGGCGATGCCCGAGTTGCTGTTCGTCACGTTGAGGCGTGCGATCTCCTGCTGGCGGAGCGCGTACGCGTCGAGAAGAGGCAGCTGATCGCGAAAAGCGCCACTGGTTGCGGTGAGCGTGCTGGTGACCGACTCGGTGAAGGCGTTCCGCGCCTCGACGGTCGCCGCGTCGATGCCCTTCAGTGCTGTGGCGCTCGCCACAAATGCCTCGAAATTCGGGATCGTCCTCGAGAAGGGCTCATCCACGTCCGACGACAAAGCGGTGATCAGTGCTCCCTGGTTGCCCAGCGCTGCGTTCATCTGGCCGTCGGCCTGTGCGATGTTGCCAGCGACCGACGCGTAGTACATCGTCACGACACTCTTGTTGAACCCCTGCACGATGCCGGTGACCTTGCTCGTCAGCAGCCGGTCCGAGGGCTCGTCGGCCTGACGCCGCACCTTGAACTCGACGGTCGCCCTCGTCGGGTCGACCTCCTGGAGGGTCAGGAGGTCGCGTGAGAACGACTGCGGAATGTAGATCACGGCGTCGAGAGAGGCGTCTTTGTAGGCCTTCTCGGCGACCGGCCGCGAGAGCACCGACCAGTTGTACTCCGTGTCCTTCGAGACTCGGTCGACGAAGTTCGCGCCGAAGGTGTACGAGGTGCCGTTGAAGTCGGCCGCGAGGTCCTCGTTGACGAGAGCGATTCGGGGCGCGGAGAGCGGGCCGCTCCGAGACAGTTCGCCGTTCACGGCAAGGAAGCCGAGGGCCAGCACGGTGACCAGCAGGATCGCGGACGCCGAGCGCGCGAGCTTCGTCGCGCGCGTCGCGCGGGTCGTGCCACTCCTGCGCTCCGTGCCACTCCTGCGCTCCGTGCCGTTCCTGCGCTTCGTGCCCCGAAACAGGCGTGCCATGATGAATCCCCCCGGTCGCCAAGCCTTGAGTGATCATTCTAGAACATCAGTCGGTTGCCGGTGGGATGCCCAGCCTCGCGTGGGCCGCGGAGCCGATGCGGGACGCTTGCTGCGCCTCCCGGGCCCGCCGTACCATGAGGTGTCTGAATGAGAACGCCTTGTTCTGATATCGAACAGCAACCGCACGATGAAGTGAGGTCCCCCGTGCAGTTCCACCACCACGGCTACGTCTCCGGAGACCCGAGGGTCCAACCCCCGGCAGGCACCGGTATCGACCGGCCCGCCGAGCTCCCCGACACGATGGACGTCCTCATCGTCGGGACGGGACCCGCGGGCATGATCGCCGCCGCCCAGCTCGCGCAGTTCCCCTCGGTCCACACGCGGATCATCGATCGCCGGCCCGGGAGGCTCGAGATCGGCCAGGCGGACGGCATCCAGGCGCGCAGCGTCGAGACCTTCCAGGCCTTCGGGTTCGCGGAGCGGATCACCGCCGAGGCCTACCGGATCACCGAGATGGCGTTCTGGAAACCGGACCCCGCCGACCCCTCCCGCATCGTCCGGACCGCCCGGCCCGCCGACGACCCGACGGGCGTGAGCGAGTTCCCGCACCTCCTCGTCAACCAGGCGCGCGTGCTCGACTACTTCGCCGAGTGTGCCGCCAACGCACCGACGCGCCTGCGGCCCGACTACGGCTGGGAGTTCGTCCGCCTCGAGGTCGACGATGCCGCCGAGTACCCGGTCTCCGTGACGCTGCGGCGGATCGAGGATGCGGGCGGCGCCGAGCGCGTCGTGCGTGCGAAGTACGTCGTCGGAGCCGACGGCGCCCGCAGCAAGGTCCGCGAGGCGATCGGCTGCCACCTCGCCGGCGATCAGGCGAACCACGCGTGGGGCGTCATGGACGTGCTGGCGGTCACCGACTTCCCGGACATCCGCACCAAGTGCTCGATCCAGTCGGAGGCCGGAAACATCCTCCTGATCCCGCGCGAGGGCGGCTACCTCTTCCGGATGTACGTCGACCTGGGGGAGGTGCGCCCCGAGGACCACGGGGCCGTCCGGGCGACGACGATCGACCAGATCATCGCGCGGGCCAACGAGATCCTCCACCCGTACACGCTCGACGTCCGCGACGTCGCCTGGCACAGCGTCTACGAGGTCGGCCACCGCCTGACCGACCGGTTCGACGACGTGCTGCCGGCCGACCTCGGCCGCCGCACGCCCCGCATCTTCATCACGGGCGACGCCTGCCACACGCACAGCGCGAAAGCCGGCCAGGGCATGAACGTCTCGATGCAGGACGGCTTCAACATCGGCTGGAAGCTCGGCCATGTGCTCGACGGCCGCAGCCCGGAGGCGCTGCTCGCCACGTACTCGGCCGAGCGCCAGGTCGTCGCGAAGGAGCTGATCGACTTCGACAAGCAGTGGTCGACCCTCATGGCGAAGAAGCCGGAGGAGTTCGCGAGCCCGACGGAGCTCGAAGACTTCTACGTCCGCACTGCAGAATTCCCCGCCGGCTTCATGACGCAGTACTCGCCGTCGCTGATCGTCGCCGAGGCGGAGCACCAGGCGCTCGCGACCGGGTTCCCGATCGGCAAGCGGTTCAAATCGGCGCCCGTCGAGCGCGTCTGCGACGGCAACCCGGTCCACCTCGGCCACCACGCCAGGGCCGACGGCCGATGGCGGATCTACGTGTTCGCCGACGCTGCGCGGGCCGGCGAGGCGTCGGCCGTGCGGGACTTCGCCGACTGGCTCACCGCCTCCCCGGAGTCGCCTCTCGCCGCGACGCCGGCCGGGCTCGACCCGGATGCGTGGTTCGACGTGAAGGTCGTGTACCAGCAGGACCACACGGGCGTCGACATCGGAGCGGTGCCGGAGGCGTTCCTCCCGCGGGTCGGGCCGTTCGAGCTCATCGACTACGAGAAGGTGTACGCCGCGGACCCGGAGCACGACATCTTCGTGGAGCGCGGCATCGACCGCGGCGGAGCGATCGTCGTTGTGCGGCCGGACCAATATGTGGCGGACGTCCTGCCGCTCCGCGCGACGGACGAGCTCGCGGCGTTCTTCCGGCCGGTGCTTGCGGTGTCCGTCTCGGCTTGAGACCGCGCCAAGCGGCCCTACACCTGCGCGCCGAGCTTGAACCCGCGCGGCTGCTCCTCCTTGCGGGTGTACGAGAACCCGTCGGCGCCGATGGTGACCTCCATCTCGGAGTCGTCGGTGCGCGTGGTGAGCGGTTGCGGGTTGCCGTCGAGGTCGAGGACGGTCGAGGCCTCGGTGTACCAGGAGGGGACGACCGGGTTGCCCCACCAGTCGCGGCGCTGGTTGTCGTGCACATCCCACGTGACGACGGGGTTGTCCGGGTCGCCGGTGTAGTAGTCCTGCGTGTAGATCTCGATGCGGTGGCCGTCTGGGTCGCGCAGGTAGAGGTAGAACGCGTTCGAGACGCCGTGGCGCCCGGGCCCGCGCTCGATGCAGTCGGAGCGACGGAGCGCGCCGAGCTTGTCGCAGATGGCGATGATGTTGTGCTTCTCGTGCGTGGCGAAGGCGATGTGGTGCATGCGCGGCCCGTCGCCTCCGGTCATGGCGGTGTCGTGGACGGTCGGCTTGCGGCGCATCCACGCGGCATACGTCGTGCCGGCTTCGTCCTGGATGTCCTCCGTGACGCGGAAGCCGAGGTCCTCCATGTACTTCACGGCACGCGGCACGTCAGGCGTCACCTGGTTGAAGTGGTCGAGGCGTACCAGGGCGCCCGGCGTGTACAGGTCGTAGCGCCAGGCGAGGCGCTCGACGTGCTGCACGTCGTAGAAGAACTCGTACGGGAAGCCGAGCGGGTCCTCCACGCGGACGGAGTCGCCGATGCCCTTCGTGAAGCCGGAGGCGCGGCGTTCGACCCGGCAGCCCAGCTCGGTGTAGAACGCGACGGCTCGGTCGAGGTCCTCGGGTGTCCGGACCCGGTACGAGAAGGCCGCGACCGCGGGCGCCGGGCCTTTGCGCAGCACGAGGTTGTGGTGGATGAACTCCTCGAACGAGCGCAGGTAGACCGCGTTCTCGTCCTCCTCGGTCACCACCAGCCCAAGGACGTCCACATAGAACTCGCGGCTCGCGGCCAAGTCGGTGACGACCAGCTCCATGGAGGCGCAGCGCACGATGTCGGGCGGTGTCGCCTTCGGGGTCGGAATGGGATCGGTCGGCGCCGGGATCGGGTCGCTGTCGGTCACGGTGGGCTCCGGGGAGTCGGGGGTGATGGTCATGGTGAGCTTCCTCTTCGTCGAGTGGTCTGCGGGCGTGGCGGCGATCCGCCGCCGTGTCACTGCCGGGTCACGCGTCCCCTGCGTCCTCGGCGGCCTCGGCGGCCTCCTCGGGCTGATGGACGGTGGCGCCGAACCGGGCGGTGTGGACCGCTCCGAGGGTGATGTGGACGGCCTGCTGGTCGGTGTAGAAGTCGATCGAGCGGTAGCCGCCCTCGTGCCCGAGTCCGGACGCCTTGACGCCGCCGAACGGGGTACGGAGGTCGCGAACGTTGTGCGAGTTCAGCCAGACCATCCCCGCCTCCACGCTCTGCGCGAAGGTGTGGGCGCGGGTGAGGTCGCTGGTCCAGATGTAGGCGGCGAGCCCGTAGCGGACGCCGTTGGCGAGCTCGAGCGCCTCCTCGTCGGTGTCGAACGGGGTGATGGCGACGACCGGGCCGAAGATCTCCTCCTGGAAGATCCGTGCGTCGGGTGCGACGTCGGCGAACACCGTCGGCGCGACGTAGTTGCCGGTCGGCAGCCCCTCCGGTCGGCCGCCGCCGGCCAGGAGTCGTCCCTCCTGCTTGCCGAGCTCGACGTAGCTCATCACCTTCTCGTGGTGCTCGGGGTGCACCAGCGCACCGACCTCGGTCTTCGGGTCGTGGGGGTCGCCGACCACG is a window from the Leifsonia sp. AG29 genome containing:
- a CDS encoding DUF5085 family protein, with product MTENTWQLAAFGKRLAYQNVLSSRATFHYSELGERFGEFTSAITQNGYDPKGPLFYSLNNVPLDEMVDIEMFLPIRQDSVQPEEGLLFHSYFDVSPLLSGMVTGDFEVQAEHVYAQLLATLDVNGLQQNTPFYHLVRNDIAPYVSVLVGYSKR
- a CDS encoding FAD-binding monooxygenase gives rise to the protein MQFHHHGYVSGDPRVQPPAGTGIDRPAELPDTMDVLIVGTGPAGMIAAAQLAQFPSVHTRIIDRRPGRLEIGQADGIQARSVETFQAFGFAERITAEAYRITEMAFWKPDPADPSRIVRTARPADDPTGVSEFPHLLVNQARVLDYFAECAANAPTRLRPDYGWEFVRLEVDDAAEYPVSVTLRRIEDAGGAERVVRAKYVVGADGARSKVREAIGCHLAGDQANHAWGVMDVLAVTDFPDIRTKCSIQSEAGNILLIPREGGYLFRMYVDLGEVRPEDHGAVRATTIDQIIARANEILHPYTLDVRDVAWHSVYEVGHRLTDRFDDVLPADLGRRTPRIFITGDACHTHSAKAGQGMNVSMQDGFNIGWKLGHVLDGRSPEALLATYSAERQVVAKELIDFDKQWSTLMAKKPEEFASPTELEDFYVRTAEFPAGFMTQYSPSLIVAEAEHQALATGFPIGKRFKSAPVERVCDGNPVHLGHHARADGRWRIYVFADAARAGEASAVRDFADWLTASPESPLAATPAGLDPDAWFDVKVVYQQDHTGVDIGAVPEAFLPRVGPFELIDYEKVYAADPEHDIFVERGIDRGGAIVVVRPDQYVADVLPLRATDELAAFFRPVLAVSVSA
- the esaA gene encoding type VII secretion protein EsaA, giving the protein MARLFRGTKRRNGTERRSGTERRSGTTRATRATKLARSASAILLVTVLALGFLAVNGELSRSGPLSAPRIALVNEDLAADFNGTSYTFGANFVDRVSKDTEYNWSVLSRPVAEKAYKDASLDAVIYIPQSFSRDLLTLQEVDPTRATVEFKVRRQADEPSDRLLTSKVTGIVQGFNKSVVTMYYASVAGNIAQADGQMNAALGNQGALITALSSDVDEPFSRTIPNFEAFVASATALKGIDAATVEARNAFTESVTSTLTATSGAFRDQLPLLDAYALRQQEIARLNVTNSNSGIAGQAVSDRTFYGMQFDGLRNTTLCALDGVGVNDDPEACLTPEGTVPPSLATALGSLRQAMALYSAEHSAAVDALDANATALRDDLATRIANLEGLAAVLKPLAYPSGTEGSGGPSEPATPLVDPAVLQTLKADIKALKKVRGSLPFDAPTAPQFDSALASVDTGFADVVAALRGANFYASAVRSLEIKDWESFRPDDPNLYIDTSDELHRNLADLVTQSADTSSRIAGSATAVPDNLAQFDALLRGADVTYSDASRIRAGVAELLTNGNTGLRKNEQFYRNFSTVLANARTPGADLGKIQDFFSAPIAAKDITPARVVGPASFDPAWLIVFATGLLSGALVMVLARTFRTRRGA
- the hpaD gene encoding 3,4-dihydroxyphenylacetate 2,3-dioxygenase, with amino-acid sequence MTITPDSPEPTVTDSDPIPAPTDPIPTPKATPPDIVRCASMELVVTDLAASREFYVDVLGLVVTEEDENAVYLRSFEEFIHHNLVLRKGPAPAVAAFSYRVRTPEDLDRAVAFYTELGCRVERRASGFTKGIGDSVRVEDPLGFPYEFFYDVQHVERLAWRYDLYTPGALVRLDHFNQVTPDVPRAVKYMEDLGFRVTEDIQDEAGTTYAAWMRRKPTVHDTAMTGGDGPRMHHIAFATHEKHNIIAICDKLGALRRSDCIERGPGRHGVSNAFYLYLRDPDGHRIEIYTQDYYTGDPDNPVVTWDVHDNQRRDWWGNPVVPSWYTEASTVLDLDGNPQPLTTRTDDSEMEVTIGADGFSYTRKEEQPRGFKLGAQV